Proteins from one Acropora muricata isolate sample 2 chromosome 9, ASM3666990v1, whole genome shotgun sequence genomic window:
- the LOC136929132 gene encoding uncharacterized protein isoform X2, translated as MADSSELRAMNIHNDECKYCILCNGEPKYGDKYFVRTDVKSIVTDHLKKIPTHLQHLFDFLPSKSSSYSLKKPFCCRCCKKLLEKRQRTADNLETVENEIRRTGGSASRRLSFNEIASSQQQQSGILGTANFASSPLHFPSSRTVRFGCELSPIAYPSLTTTCTSSSLSFSGTDVVQPDKTALLTQELGVKVIVTWPSQTRQRKLKTDLEPLGKSLLHGTWKDIARAAFRVKELRAEMLKLFLKEVAKECTGIVSRKKPSLLRKTSAADMKELSFQKACFELKERSPLFYFVLMTAAIPSGGRKGNAEVEKWLSSVAVAGSVLLKQRCQNMNAVQLMITTLIKYTGFHTMCNFLSALRIGVSPSYYNKKADECLSR; from the exons ATGGCGGACTCGAGTGAGTTGAGAGCTATGAATATTCATAATGATGAATGCAAGTATTGTATTCTCTGTAATGGAGAACCAAAATATGGAGACAAATATTTCGTGAGAACGGATGTGAAATCAATTGTCACCGATCATCTCAAAAAAATTCCGACACATCTTCAACATTTATTCGACTTTCTACCGTCGAAGTCGAGTTCTTATTCTCTGAAGAAGCCGTTTTGTTGTCGCTGCTGCaaaaaactccttgaaaagCGACAGAGGACGGCCGATAACCTGGAGACTGTGGAAAATGAAATCCGTAGAACCGGCGGTAGTGCATCGCGAAGACTTTCTTTCAATGAGATTGCCTCTTCCCAGCAACAACAGTCGGGAATATTAGGAACAGCGAACTTTGCGAGTAGTCCTTTGCATTTCCCTTCCTCAAGGACAGTTAGATTTGGTTGCGAGCTGTCTCCTATTGCCTATCCTTCTTTGACTACCACTTGTACTTCTTCGAGCTTGAGCTTTTCTGGAACTGATGTGGTCCAGCCAGACAAAACAGCACTGCTGACACAGGAACTTGGCGTGAAG GTTATAGTTACATGGCCATCCCAGACAAGGCAACGAAAGCTCAAGACAGACCTTGAACCATTGGGTAAATCCCTCCTGCATGGCACATGGAAGGATATAGCAAGAGCAGCTTTTAGGGTCAAAGAATTACGGGCAGAAATGCTCAAGCTTTTCTTAAAGGAAGTTGCTAAGGAATGCACTGGCATTGTCTCACGTAAGAAGCCTTCCCTTCTAAGGAAGACATCAGCAGCAGACATGAAAGAGCTGTCTTTCCAAAAAGCATGCTTTGAATTGAAAGAACGTTCCCCTTTATTCTACTTTGTGCTGATGACGGCTGCTATTCCCTCTGGGGGAAGGAAAGGAAATGCTGAGGTAGAAAAGTGGCTATCCAGTGTTGCAGTTGCTGGTTCAGTTTTGTTAAAACAACGGTGTCAAAATATGAATGCTGTGCAGTTGATGATAACAACTCTCATCAAATATACAGGCTTTCAT ACCATGTGCAACTTCCTCTCTGCTTTGCGTATTGGTGTTTCACCTTCATACTACAATAAGAAGGCTGATGAATGCCTCTCTCGCTGA
- the LOC136928460 gene encoding uncharacterized protein, whose product MANGEISDQQITASSEYDGNHAAKQGRLFFQETPKLSGSWSVAPHELSRLSSWLQVDLQNKHTKVTGVATQGRNDNNVWSSPHHQWVTSYKLDFSDNGVSFLYYKEDGKAKDKVFSGNTDRETVVYQAVNPPIRARFIRFRPITWNSFISMRAEMYGCKGSSWLKINTNSVCFGAKNSAFGTFEIRQSGDMYNLKLVHQSGAVNCGSNINSGTKWGCSGFNNKLNVHITNESNARIFPPISSFNFDVYLFYQLPGFHQNSAEIVFDFFPVPLSVTIGQRFRVWYGEDLIKNGEANNVGNSCIDVYGFY is encoded by the exons ATGGCAAACGGTGAAATATCTGACCAGCAAATAACTGCATCGTCAGAGTACGATGGAAACCATGCTGCAAAGCAAGGGAGACTTTTCTTCCAAGAAACTCCAAAATTATCAGGTTCTTGGTCAGTCGCACCTCATGAACTCAGTCGGCTATCATCGTGGCTCCAAGTTGATTTGCAGAACAAACACACCAAAGTTACAGGGGTGGCAACGCAAGGAAGGAATGACAATAACGTATGGTCGAGTCCTCATCACCAATGGGTAACCAGCTATAAGCTGGACTTCAGCGACAACGGAGTAAGCTTCCTGTATTACAAGGAAGATGGAAAAGCTAAAGACAAG GTGTTTTCTGGAAACACAGACCGAGAAACGGTTGTGTATCAGGCAGTGAATCcgccaatcagagcgcgtttTATCCGTTTTCGACCAATCACGTGGAATTCATTTATATCAATGAGAGCGGAAATGTACGGCTGCAAAG GGTCAAGTTGGCTAAAGATTAACACAAACTCAGTGTGCTTTGGAGCCAAGAACAGCGCGTTTGGAACCTTTGAGATTCGTCAATCGGGAGACATGTATAATTTGAAGCTCGTCCATCAATCAGGAGCCGTGAATTGTGGTAGCAATATTAACTCTGGCACGAAGTGGGGCTGCAGCGGCtttaacaataaattaaatgtTCATATTACAAATGAAAGTAATGCGCGCATTTTTCCACCAAtcagttctttcaactttgatGTTTATCTTTTTTACCAACTCCCCGGTTTTCATCAAAATTCTGCTGAGATTGTGTTTGACTTTTTCCCCGTCCCTTTGTCTGTGACCATTGGTCAAAGATTTAGGGTCTGGTACGGTGAAGATTTGATAAAAAATGGTGAAGCAAACAATGTGGGAAACTCCTGCATTGATGTCTATGGATTTTACTGA
- the LOC136929132 gene encoding uncharacterized protein isoform X1 has product MADSSELRAMNIHNDECKYCILCNGEPKYGDKYFVRTDVKSIVTDHLKKIPTHLQHLFDFLPSKSSSYSLKKPFCCRCCKKLLEKRQRTADNLETVENEIRRTGGSASRRLSFNEIASSQQQQSGILGTANFASSPLHFPSSRTVRFGCELSPIAYPSLTTTCTSSSLSFSGTDVVQPDKTALLTQELGVKVIVTWPSQTRQRKLKTDLEPLGKSLLHGTWKDIARAAFRVKELRAEMLKLFLKEVAKECTGIVSRKKPSLLRKTSAADMKELSFQKACFELKERSPLFYFVLMTAAIPSGGRKGNAEVEKWLSSVAVAGSVLLKQRCQNMNAVQLMITTLIKYTGFHVSGYRLLSTNLMANCNFTLTTFPIWKWATTKKQL; this is encoded by the exons ATGGCGGACTCGAGTGAGTTGAGAGCTATGAATATTCATAATGATGAATGCAAGTATTGTATTCTCTGTAATGGAGAACCAAAATATGGAGACAAATATTTCGTGAGAACGGATGTGAAATCAATTGTCACCGATCATCTCAAAAAAATTCCGACACATCTTCAACATTTATTCGACTTTCTACCGTCGAAGTCGAGTTCTTATTCTCTGAAGAAGCCGTTTTGTTGTCGCTGCTGCaaaaaactccttgaaaagCGACAGAGGACGGCCGATAACCTGGAGACTGTGGAAAATGAAATCCGTAGAACCGGCGGTAGTGCATCGCGAAGACTTTCTTTCAATGAGATTGCCTCTTCCCAGCAACAACAGTCGGGAATATTAGGAACAGCGAACTTTGCGAGTAGTCCTTTGCATTTCCCTTCCTCAAGGACAGTTAGATTTGGTTGCGAGCTGTCTCCTATTGCCTATCCTTCTTTGACTACCACTTGTACTTCTTCGAGCTTGAGCTTTTCTGGAACTGATGTGGTCCAGCCAGACAAAACAGCACTGCTGACACAGGAACTTGGCGTGAAG GTTATAGTTACATGGCCATCCCAGACAAGGCAACGAAAGCTCAAGACAGACCTTGAACCATTGGGTAAATCCCTCCTGCATGGCACATGGAAGGATATAGCAAGAGCAGCTTTTAGGGTCAAAGAATTACGGGCAGAAATGCTCAAGCTTTTCTTAAAGGAAGTTGCTAAGGAATGCACTGGCATTGTCTCACGTAAGAAGCCTTCCCTTCTAAGGAAGACATCAGCAGCAGACATGAAAGAGCTGTCTTTCCAAAAAGCATGCTTTGAATTGAAAGAACGTTCCCCTTTATTCTACTTTGTGCTGATGACGGCTGCTATTCCCTCTGGGGGAAGGAAAGGAAATGCTGAGGTAGAAAAGTGGCTATCCAGTGTTGCAGTTGCTGGTTCAGTTTTGTTAAAACAACGGTGTCAAAATATGAATGCTGTGCAGTTGATGATAACAACTCTCATCAAATATACAGGCTTTCATGTAAGTGGTTATAGATTATTAAGCACCAACCTTATGGCAAACTGCAACTTCACGTTGACAACGTTTCCCATATGGAAATGGGCAACTACAAAAAAGCAATTATAA